One Homo sapiens chromosome 3, GRCh38.p14 Primary Assembly genomic window carries:
- the RTP1 gene encoding receptor-transporting protein 1: protein MRIFRPWRLRCPALHLPSLSVFSLRWKLPSLTTDETMCKSVTTDEWKKVFYEKMEEAKPADSWDLIIDPNLKHNVLSPGWKQYLELHASGRFHCSWCWHTWQSPYVVILFHMFLDRAQRAGSVRMRVFKQLCYECGTARLDESSMLEENIEGLVDNLITSLREQCYGERGGQYRIHVASRQDNRRHRGEFCEACQEGIVHWKPSEKLLEEEATTYTFSRAPSPTKSQDQTGSGWNFCSIPWCLFWATVLLLIIYLQFSFRSSV, encoded by the exons ATGAGGATTTTTAGACCGTGGAGACTGCGCTGCCCTGCCCTGCACCTACCCTCACTCTCCGTGTTCTCACTAAGGTGGAAATTGCCTTCCCTCACTACTGACGAGACCATGTGTAAAAGCGTGACCACAGATGAGTGGAAGAAAGTCTTCTATGAGAAGATGGAGGAGGCAAAGCCGGCTGACAGCTGGGACCTCATCATAGACCCCAACCTCAAGCACAATGTGCTGAGCCCTGGTTGGAAGCAGTACCTGGAATTGCATGCTTCAGGCAG GTTCCACTGCTCCTGGTGCTGGCACACCTGGCAGTCGCCCTACGTGGTCATCCTCTTCCACATGTTCCTGGACCGCGCCCAGCGGGCGGGCTCGGTGCGCATGCGCGTCTTCAAGCAGCTGTGCTATGAGTGCGGCACGGCGCGGCTGGACGAGTCCAGCATGCTGGAGGAGAACATCGAGGGCCTGGTGGACAACCTCATCACCAGCCTGCGCGAGCAGTGCTACGGCGAGCGTGGCGGCCAGTACCGCATCCACGTGGCCAGCCGCCAGGACAACCGGCGGCACCGCGGAGAGTTCTGCGAGGCCTGCCAGGAGGGCATCGTGCACTGGAAGCCCAGCGAGAAGCTGCTGGAGGAGGAGGCGACCACCTACACCTTCTCCCGGGCGCCCAGCCCCACCAAGTCGCAGGACCAGACGGGCTCAGGCTGGAACTTCTGCTCTATCCCCTGGTGCTTGTTTTGGGCCACGGTCCTGCTGCTGATCATCTACCTGCAGTTCTCTTTCCGTAGCTCCGTATAA